Part of the Chitinophaga parva genome is shown below.
TGAGATCAGCCAGTACTTTATGCAGGCCGCGCAGCTCACCGGCAACACCGGTTTGGCAAAACCCCAGGGCAGGTACCAGCAGTGCCGCCGATAGCAGCATAATGGGTGGGAGATATTTACGCATACGGTGGCTTTTATTTGTTGTATAAGTTGTTGATCGATTGCAGATCGCTACGCTCCTTCAGGGTCTGGGAGGCGGCAACGGAGGTCTGGCGGTTGAAGTCGCGCAGGAACACCAGGTGCTTTTGCATGTTGGCGTATATGCGGTCAATGGCCGATAATCGCTCGTCATCGCTCATGCGCATCTGGGAATCGGTCAGGATCATGGTCAGGTCATCAATGTTTTTAAGGCTGCCATCCAGTACGTTGTTGTAGATGCCTTGCAGGTAGCCCAGTTGGTCGGAGGAGAAGGCGCCGGAGCTTTTTATTTTGCCGAACGTGCCCTTGTACTCTTTAAGGATGGTGGCTTCGGCATCGATAATGTCTGCCACCCGGTGGTATTTGCGCACCTGGGGGCTGACCAGATAGAGGCCATCCAGGAATACTTCGTGGAGGTTGAAATTGCCGGAGGTGATTTCCTTTACTTTTTCATAGCCTTCAGTCAGTATCTTGTAACCGTCATACATCTTTTGCAGGATGCTTTTTAACTCGGCCAGTTTTTCGACATTGAGCAGGAGCTGCTCTATTTCGGCCTCCTGCGCATGGGCGGCCATTGTCGGCCCCAGGATAAAGAGCGGCGTAAACAAAAGGATGAGTATTTTTTTCATGGTGTACGTATTTGCGTTGGGTGTTGCGATATGGAATCAGTCCATGCCCTGCCAGAGTTGCCATTCCTCCATGTCATGGCGGTCCTGCTGCTGGCTTTGTAGCAGCAGGTTCAGCTGCATCCGGTATGACTGGACGAAGGAGACCTGACGACGGGAATAATCAAACAGGGCGGTGATACGCTTTAGCCGGGCATCATCGGTCATGGCAAACGTCCCGCTGGTGACCAGGTCCGTGGTTTCAGCAATTACCCGGTCGCAGTCATCCCCTACCCGCTGGCGGGTGTTGTCGATGGAGGATTGAAGCGATACCGGCAGGGGCTCCGCACCTTTGACCTTTCCGGCGCCTTTGATGGTATTAAGCACGTAGAGCTCATTGCTTAAGATGCCGGCAACGGCAGAAAAGCCCTTGATCTTCGGGTTCACGGTTTTAAGCGACGTATAGAAGGCGTTATGCAAGCTGAATTCGCCGTTTTTGATGTCATGGATGAGGCCCAGACCATCCTTGCAGATATCGTATCCTTGCTTTAACTCCAGCAGATAAGTCTGTAGCAGGGCGATCTGCTTTAACAGGTATTTTTTTTGGGTCTTTTTCTGAAAGAACCATTCAGAAAATGTCTGCGCATGCGTGGTGGCCGGAAGTGCCACAAGCAGGCAGGCAAACAGTATAAAAATGATGCGTTTCATAGCCGGTACGTTTTTTAGTGTGATGGAACGGGTATCAGATTTTTTTTCTTCCTGGTGGGCGGGGAATCAGTAACCGAGGAACCCGATTTTTTTGCTGCCGCTGTAGCTTTCTCCATTCTTTTAGTTCCTGCTTGTTTTGTTGGATGATGTCCATGGCCGGAGAATCCTTGAGTTCAATGATCGCTGCGGTGTGATATAGCTGCAAGGGTTTTTTTATGTAGGCGTGTGGGTCAGCTAACTGATCCTCTCTGGCCATCCCTACCGGGTCGAGTTCATAGATGCCCGGTATTTTGACAAAAACCACGTTTTTGGGAAGAGAGGCAGCGTAGTCCAGGTCCTCGAACGGCGCCTGCTTTTTTGTATGGTAGTACAAGGAGAATTCACCTGTTTCATTGTGGTAGCAATCCTTATCCAAGTTGATGGTAGGACGGACTTTGCTTTCACCCATAACCAGCCGGGGCTCCAGCAGATTCCAGCGGACGTTAACATAATAAGGCCATCCGGCGATATCGACGACTGGTTGCATACCTCTTTTGGTACGGGCTTCGAAGGCTTCCTGGCTGGAAAGCGACTTGCGAAATGCGATGTCGTCAAATTGTTCGGGCTTTTCCTTTTTCATATACTCGCGTTTTTTCAAGGGAAGAACTATTGCGGATGCTGGTCCTGCAGCCCTCATGGCAAACCATAGAGTTGCCGGACGGTTTCCATGTCGCTGGCGTCCTTAGACCGCTGCAGGCTGAGTAGCTTGTTTTGGTGAGTGAAGGTGCGCAGATCTGCCAGGTTGTTGTCTACGGCCTGGCCAACGTGGCCAATCATGGCTAGGCGGGCAGCGTCGCTCATCTGGGTGGTCAGGGAGTTGACCACCATGGTCAGTTCTTCCACGTTTTTGACACTCTGGTTCAGGATACCGAGGTAGACGTCTGAGATATGTTGCAGCTCGGCGGCGCTGAAGTGTTTGTCTTTTTGAAAGAGGCTAAAGGCGGACTTATACTCCGTTACGATCTGGGCTTGTTTGTTTACGATGTCTTTGACCCGCTGGTAGTACATGATGATGGAGCGCACATGCCAGAGCTCATCGTAATAGGTCTTAAAAAGCTGGCGCTGTTTCTCCCCCCAGTCGGCGATCTCTTTTAATTTCAGCTTGGAAAGCTCATTTTCGATGGCCTTCTGGGCGTTTTGCAGTTGAATGGTGGCGTTCTGCAGGCGCTGGATCATCAGGTCCACGGCCTTGATCACCTTGACGATGGCCTCCCGGATGATCTCGGCTATAGCCTGGCCATGGCTCTGCTGAGTGGGCACCAGCACCAGGCAGGAGACCATGATGGCGACGGTGATGGCAAATCGTTTCATAGAGAAAGTGATTTACGGGTGATTGAATTATTTTTTGCCGGATCGCTGGTCTGCCAGTAAAGCGCGGATTCCCTTTTTCATGTCCCCACCCTGCTGGGCGGTATATTGTTGCACCAGCATCTTTTCTTTTTCCTCAGTAGTATAAGCGTAATACTCTGCGGGACTGGGCTCAAAACCGTAGACCTTCATGGAGATGCCGCCAAGCTCTATATAGAGTTCCCGGTAACGCCGGCGGGGATCGTTGCTTTTGTTCAGGCTCAGCACCATGGGCTTGCCTTTGTCGGGCATGGACATGGTGGTTTGAATCTGGTCAAACTTGTTGGCAAATTTTCTCATGTCCAGCAGGATTTTGCAGTCAGCATTATTTAAGATCGCTTCACGGATAATGGGGCTATTGATGACGTCATCGAGTTCCTGGCTCACCACGACGGCTTCTCCGAAGAATTTGCGGACCGTTTTGTAGAGGTAGCGCATGAACTCCGCCATGCCGCTCTTTGTGATGGCCTTCCAGGCTTCTTCGATGATGATCACCTTGCGGATGCCCTTTAGCTTGCGCATCTTGGCAATGAATAGCTCGCAAATGATCAGGGTAACAATGCTGAAAAGGATGGGATGGTCCTTGATGTTATCTAACTCAAAGACAATGAATCGCTGCTGGAAGACGTTGAGTCGCTCCCTGGCGTTGAGCAGGTAGCCAAACTCCCCATCCTTATAAAAGGGCCGCAGCACATAAAGGAAGTTGTCGATGTCGAAGTGCTTTTCTTTGACGTTTTCGCCCTGCAGCACTGATACGTAGGTGTCGCGCAGGAAATCGTAAAAGGAATCAAAGCAGGGAAAGATGTTCGGGTGTTTGTCCAGGTATTCGAAATAC
Proteins encoded:
- a CDS encoding conjugal transfer protein TraI — protein: MKRFAITVAIMVSCLVLVPTQQSHGQAIAEIIREAIVKVIKAVDLMIQRLQNATIQLQNAQKAIENELSKLKLKEIADWGEKQRQLFKTYYDELWHVRSIIMYYQRVKDIVNKQAQIVTEYKSAFSLFQKDKHFSAAELQHISDVYLGILNQSVKNVEELTMVVNSLTTQMSDAARLAMIGHVGQAVDNNLADLRTFTHQNKLLSLQRSKDASDMETVRQLYGLP